The Deltaproteobacteria bacterium genome window below encodes:
- a CDS encoding type I restriction-modification system subunit M N-terminal domain-containing protein, translating into MSNFQEKISFIWDLADLLRGVYKRNEYQKIILPFTVLKRFDCALSSSKKAVLETHNKYKGQFENMEPVLLNATKDKKWESTRIL; encoded by the coding sequence ATGAGTAATTTTCAAGAAAAGATTAGTTTTATCTGGGACCTGGCAGATTTGTTGAGAGGTGTATATAAAAGAAACGAATATCAAAAAATAATCCTTCCTTTTACTGTTCTTAAACGATTTGATTGTGCTTTAAGTAGTTCCAAAAAGGCGGTTCTTGAAACTCACAACAAATATAAAGGTCAGTTTGAAAATATGGAGCCTGTTCTTTTAAATGCTACAAAGGATAAAAAATGGGAATCCACTCGGATTTTATAA